In a single window of the Necator americanus strain Aroian chromosome X, whole genome shotgun sequence genome:
- a CDS encoding hypothetical protein (NECATOR_CHRX.G21586.T1), with amino-acid sequence MGLVKVVKNKAYFKRYQVKLKRRRQGKTDYYARKRLTVQDKNKYNTPKYRLIVRFTNKDVIAQIAYSKIEGDVIVASAYSHELPAFGIKVGLTNYAAGYATGLLLARRHLKNLQLDKTFKGQEEVNGEFYTVEEEDGRAPFKAVLDVGLARTTTGCKVFAVMKGVADGGIDVPHSENRFFGYDSESKKYDAEAHRDRIFGKHVAEYMRSLKEEDEDAYKRQFSHFIAEGVTADNLEEMYKKGHEAIRANPDRRTKPSKKQGEKKRWNAKKITLEQRRERVEEKKALLLQLKAQQEAM; translated from the exons ATGGGTCTTGTCAAGGTCGTGAAGAACAAGGCTTATTTTAAGCGTTATCAGGTTAAATTAAAGCGACGAAGACAAGGAAAGACCGACTATTATGCAAGGAAGAGGCTCACTGTTCAAGACAAGAACAAGTACAACACACCTAAATATCGTCTCATTGTGCGATTCACTAACAAAGACGTAATTGCCCAG ATTGCTTACTCCAAGATTGAGGGTGACGTAATTGTTGCCTCTGCCTATTCGCACGAGCTTCCTGCTTTCGGTATCAAG GTTGGCCTTACCAACTACGCAGCTGGATACGCCACTGGCCTTCTGCTCGCTCGTCGTCACTTGAAAAATCTCCAGCTCGACAAGACCTTCAAGGGACAAGAGGAG GTCAACGGTGAGTTCTACACCGTCGAAGAGGAGGATGGTCGTGCTCCATTCAAAGCAGTGCTTGACGTCGGATTAGCTCGTACCACAACTGGTTGCAAGGTGTTTGCAGTTATGAAGGGTGTCGCCGATGGTGGAATCGACGTCCCTCACAG CGAAAACCGTTTCTTCGGCTACGACTCGGAATCCAAGAAGTATGATGCTGAGGCTCACCGTGACCGTATTTTCGGAAAGCACGTTGCTGAATACATGCGCTCCCTAAAGGAGGAGGATGAAGATGCGTACAAAAGGCAATTCTCGCACTTCATAGCCGAAGGCGTCACCGCTGATAACTTGGAGGAG ATGTATAAGAAGGGTCATGAAGCCATCCGTGCCAATCCTGACCGACGAACTAAGCCTTCCAAAAAGCAAGGGGAAAAGAAGAG ATGGAACGCCAAGAAAATCACGCTGGAGCAAAGAAGGGAGCGTGTCGAGGAGAAGAAGGCACTTCTGCTTCAACTGAAAGCACAACAAGAAGCGATGTAA
- a CDS encoding hypothetical protein (NECATOR_CHRX.G21587.T1), which produces MPRHRVRWKNYAVWPALNMPHEGVFTEDGYLFHHETPVPLEDCHIQRLLEYGIQLARGERFSPEEDKRIRKNWRSFARDHGLIYEDARFYTGFVDSLESAKHQRKQNDHLVGLGMWPRLCRKLECRSAAQIQSRIRTIFDPYYVGYPSQVSLETMLRVNELALQGESKSSIACALGISMNRLQHIMHRYTRSLEKGGWSVEDVARDPNILTKNFLNKERYRRLFETVLTKSSLSHAKVAELLQSSPGELETILRDFNWTVLIPAFPPLNAKEIKRSWRTIVEELRVSFIAHLDKSDEYQAWNSALDEVMPCVRFSLRDMIYYTKSLRKCIDKNTTLVHSQFIDKIKLTKRLSTKGIVDVESFDLNTCPIYKRILSFIRTRNTFIFRQLRFPLTAREKLRILETCYRRLRLPTDQNMLLTTLPTVNMRLFVECIIDRMQCIDPSWQPPVFFQKWVRSWPYVGMFSKHSNNEEIRNTVVDPYFLRRSLFEDTRSCLYGPKPSTRDLHPQPQIPEEEVSAPVQPSSQVPDEEEGNDGPPKKRKRQRSISNSSLTSPLQALPVPAPGIPSTSVEPETEELSWSPCKRGKESTRIAPLESKCSFAGEMQESSYDIFADFVDETIVAGNLPATGISFSEEGPPSLEQTSPRLQSCGLEEESPAPSPERNVFPWEKTEDVFSDLRISIPPRSTESRVTEPDDDTGLLPKDGWTMFLS; this is translated from the exons ATGCCTCGCCATCGCGTTCGCTGGAAGAATTACGCTGTTTGGCCTGCATTAAATATGCCACATGAAGGGGTTTTTACGGAAGATGGGTATTTGTTCCATCATGAGACCCCTGTGCCTCTCGAAGACTGCCACATTCAACGTTTGTTGGAGTATG ggATTCAGTTAGCTCGTGGAGAACGCTTCTCTCCTGAGGAAgataaaagaataagaaagaacTGGCGTTCCTTTGCTCGTGATCACGGGCTTATCTATGAGGATGCACGTTTCTATACTGGTTTTGTGGATAGTTTAGAATCG GCAAAACATCAGCGAAAGCAGAATGATCACCTCGTTGGATTGGGGATGTGGCCTCGTTTGT GTCGTAAACTGGAATGCAGAAGTGCTGCCCAGATACAGTCTCGAATTCGCACTATTTTTGATCCTTACTACGTAGGGTATCCTTCCCAGGTCTCGTTAGAAACAATGCTACGAGTCAACGA GCTAGCTCTCCAAGGGGAATCGAAATCCAGTATAGCATGTGCGTTAGGTATATCCATGAATCGTTTACAGCACATCATGCATCGTTACACTAGAAGTTTAGAGAAGGGAGGATGGAGTGTAGAG GATGTTGCGCGCGATCCCAATATTTTGacgaaaaattttctcaacaagGAGAGATATAGACGGCTATTCG AAACAGTATTAACGAAATCCTCTCTCTCACACGCAAAGGTTGCTGAGCTTCTGCAGTCCTCGCCTGGTGAATTAGAAACCATTTTGAGGGATTTCAACTGGACGGTGCTAATTCCAGCGTTCCCTCCATTAAATGCAAAGGAGATTAAACGATCCTG GCGAACTATTGTCGAAGAACTACGTGTTTCGTTTATTGCTCATCTCGACAAATCCGATGAATATCAAGCTTGGAATTCCGCTTTGGATGAG GTTATGCCCTGCGTTCGTTTTTCCTTACGTGATATGATCTACTACACGAAATCGCTCCGAAAGTGTATAGATAAGAACACCACGTTAGTTCACTCCCAGTTCATAGACAAGATTAAGCTTACAAAGAG ATTGTCTACGAAAGGTATAGTGGACGTTGAAAGCTTCGACTTGAATACATGTCCCATCTATAAGcgaattttatcttttatccggACTAGAAATACTTTCAtatttcgacaacttcgttTTCCATTAACAGCTAGAG aaaaactacGTATTTTGGAGACATGTTATCGTCGCCTGAGGTTGCCAACAGATCAAAATATGCTACTTACCACTCTTCCAACAGTAAATATGCGGCTCTTTGTTGAATGTATTATCGATAGGATGCAATGCATAGATCCTTCCTGGCAACCAcctgtttttttccagaaatgg GTCCGCTCATGGCCTTATGTTGGCATGTTTTCGAAGCACTCCAATAATGAGGAAATAAGAAACACCGTAGTAGATCCATATTTCCTGAGGCGATCGCTTTTTGAGGACACCAGAAG TTGTCTTTATGGACCTAAGCCATCCACCAGAGATCTCCATCCGCAGCCTCAAATCCCCGAAGAGGAAGTTTCTGCCCCAGTGCAACCCTCGAGTCAG GTGCCCGATGAAGAGGAAGGCAACGATGGTCCtcctaaaaaacgaaaacgacaGCGTTCGATTTCGAATTCTTCTCTTACGAGTCCCCTTCAGGCGTTGCCAGTCCCTGCACCTGGTATTCCTTCGACCAGTGTTGAGCCAGAAACAGAAGAACTTTCCTGGAGTCCATGTAAACGTGGAAAAGAATCGACAAGAATAGCTCCTTTAGAATCTAAATGCAGTTTCGCTGGCGAGATGCAGGAGTCATCTTATGATATTTTCGCTGACTTTGTTGATGAAACGATAGTAGCTGGAAACCTTCCAGCTACTGGAATCAGTTTTTCTGAGGAAG GTCCTCCTTCATTAGAACAAACATCGCCACGCCTTCAGTCTTGTGGTTTAGAGGAAGAATCTCCTGCACCTTCACCAGAGCGAAATGTATTTCCTTGGGAGAAAACGGAAGATGTTTTCAG TGATCTGAGGATATCAATCCCACCTCGATCAACAGAATCAAGAGTTACGGAACCGGATGACGATACTGGTCTTTTGCCAAAAGATGGATGGACTATGTTTCTATCATAA
- a CDS encoding hypothetical protein (NECATOR_CHRX.G21585.T1), which produces MRVFSFGRTLSTISGKRQPFKVVEVGARDGLQNESKIIPTEDKIALINRLSACGLKSVEATSFVSPKWVPQMGDHQEVIKKIIKFPNVSYPVLVPNLAGLENVLKNGHVKEIAVFGAASNTFSKKNVNANVEDSLKKLQEVTTAALKEGLRVRGYVSCVIGCPYEGKISSDVVARVTEALLEAGCYEVSLGDTIGVGGAGSVSSMLDTVIRSVPPNKLAVHFHDTYGQALANVIIAIEKGIRVADSSVGGLGGCPYAKGATGNLATEDLVYMLHDLGYETGIDLDKLVETSMWICSKMGRQNTSRAANAINAKRL; this is translated from the exons aTGCGTGTCTTTTCTTTTGGACGAACTCTCTCGACAATTTCTGGAAAG AGACAGCCTTTCAAAGTTGTTGAAGTTGGTGCTCGTGATGGTTTACAGAACGAGAGT aaaataattcctaCTGAAGATAAAATCGCTCTTATCAACAGACTAAGTGCTTGTGGATTGAAG AGTGTAGAAGCGACCAGTTTCGTATCTCCCAAATGGGTTCCACAAATGGGCGACCATCAAGAAgtaatcaagaaaattatcaAGTTCCCAAATGTCTCTTATCCAGTTCTCGTTCCTAACCTTGCAGGCTTGGAGAATGTT CTAAAAAATGGGCATGTCAAGGAAATTGCCGTGTTTGGCGCAGCATCAAATACTTTTTCTAA AAAGAACGTCAACGCAAATGTAGAAGACAGTCTTAAAAAGCTTCAGGAGGTTACCACAGCGGCACTAAAAGAAGGTCTCAGAGTTAGAGG TTATGTGTCCTGTGTTATTGGATGCCCTTATGAAGGTAAAATTAGCAGCGATGTGGTGGCACGAGTTACTGAGGCTCTGTTGGAGGCAGGTTGCTACGAAG TGTCTCTGGGCGATACGATTGGTGTTGGTGGTGCTGGATCTGTTTCATCCATGTTAGACACTGTAATACGATCCGTCCCTCCCAACAAACTAGCAGTACATTTTCATGATACCTATGGTCAAGCGCTCGCGAATGTGATTATTGCCATAGAG AAAGGTATTCGCGTTGCGGATTCTTCAGTGGGTGGACTTGGAGGATGCCCATACGCTAAGGGAGCCACCGGGAATCTCGCCACCGAAGACTTGGTTTATATGCTCCACGATTTAGGCTATGAAACG GGGATCGACTTGGATAAATTGGTTGAGACGTCCATGTGGATATGTTCCAAAATGGGACGCCAAAATACCTCTAGGGCAGCGAATGCAATCAATGCGAAGCGACTCTAA